The DNA region AACTAAAGCCCTTGCATTAAATGTTATGAGAGATATAAATGATGTTATACTTTATTCATTTGGTGGATCAAAGTTTAATGGAACAAATGGATTTAAAGAGGGTAAAAATGGATTAAGTGTATTTTTACCTGATGGAAATAGAAATTACATTAGTCGTTATTCTATAAGACCAATACCTCATTGGCAAATTCAAAGTTGGTACAATTCTATTGATACCGTAGCATCTGGATTAAATAATCCATATGGAAAATTAAGCTGGTGTAAAGATGGACAAGATCCTAGAAAGAATTCAGTTGGAAATTGGTTTGAACTTCTAGATTCTTGGTTTGATAAAAGTAACGGTATAGATGGTGGAGTAAATCATTATCAATGGTAATTAACAAATATTCATTATAAACACATATAAAAACCCCAAAAACACATATGAAAATTCCCAAAATTCCAAAGTTTTAAAATAAAAAAATCCTGTAAAAGAGATTATTAAAAATCTATTTTACAGGATTTTTAGTATTAAATTTTAAAAAGAAACTTAATACTTGAATATATAATGACTCATTTTCACAAGGTATCATATAAATCACTTTAATTCAATAGTTTATGTTATATTTATTTTTCTTAATTATTAAATACTATAATACACAAAATGTATATTAAAAAAACAAATTATATGTTCAAAATATTAACAGATAATTTATATTATTATGAATACAATGTAATAATTACTAGTATAATAAATTGTACAAGCAATAAATATATAGGAGGACATTTAATATGATGAATAATATTAAATTGGGATATTCACATGATGATGATATATGTCAAGATCAGTCTCAGTGGATGGCTAATTTAAATGATAATAAACTACTTTCTAGTATATCAATTCCTGGAACACATGATACTATGTCAATTGGATGGGGTGGCGATATATCTCAAAATCAATCAAAAACTTTACGAAATCAACTAATTTCAGGTATTAGATTTTTAGATATTAGACTTGCTGCATATCCCAATTATTCAGATTTATTATATTGTTATCATGGATTTATTTATTTACACTCTACATTTAGAGAAGTTTTGGACATAGTAACTAGTTTTTTAAAAGAGCATCCAAGTGAAACGATATTAATAAGAATTAAACAAGAGTATACAAATGAAACTAACAAAGTTTTTGCATCTTTATTAAAAAAAATATTAGAAGATTCTAAATATTTAGACTATGTATTTAAAGGTAAAGGAATATATAATCCTAAACTAAAAGAATTAAGAGGAAAGTTTATAATTCTTCAAAATTTCGCTGGAATAATTGAGTATTTGTTATATACTCAAAATTTTAATATACAAGATGATTATTATATATCAACCAATTGGGGCTTATATGATAAGTGGTTAAAAATAAAACTTCAATTATTTACAGCAAATAATTTCTATCTAATGGGAACTAATACAAAATTTATAAACTATCTAAGTGGCAGTGGTGGGGTTTTTCCATATTTTGTTGCAAGCGGGCATGTTAATCCTGGTACTTATGCTCCACGTTTATCAACTGGTTTAACTGAACCTGCATTTCATGACTATTATCCAGATTTTCCTCGTGTTAATTGGTGCGGCGTATTTGCAACAATTGCTTTTGAAGGAACTAATAATTTAGCAATTACATATATAAATAAAATTAAACCACTATACGTTGGAATAGTAGTTTCAGATTTTCCTGGACAAGGACTAATAAATACTGTTATTAGCGTAAACTTTAACAAAAAAACTTATAAATAGTTATTTTTATATAACTAATAAAAAAGAATTTATAGTGATGGAAATATATAAATATGTATTAGCAGCAGCCGATAAGACTACAATAAAGAATACCAATGGCAAGAAAATTTATATAACTGAAATAGAATATATAAAACATTTATATGTAATCATAAAAGAACAGACTATGAATCTAAAAAAACATAGTTAAGTTGCTTAAATCAGTAAGAGTAATATCGCTTAAGATATTAAGAAAAAATCTATATTTTTTTCACACTATTTATACTATTGTTATATTTGCTAAATTTCAATATATATAGTATACTGTAAGAATGCTATAAATAAGATAAAGGTAGGTTTTAACAGCTAATGATTTTATAAAATATCAAAATTTAATAGGTAAGTTAAGTAATGTAGAAGTACGAATATGGTATATTTATCATGATAAAAATATCATAAATAAAATTGATAAATCATTATCCTTAAAAGCTCAAGCTATGCAAGCTCATTCTTTAAGAAATAAGTATCGAACACAAGCCCGAAAATTAATGAAAGATAGAAAACTTGCACAGTATTTAGATATAAACAATTATAACTTATCTTTTGAATATTATGAAAATAAATATTTAAAACAAGGTTATAAACATGATTCTCTTTATGAAAAAATTCTAGATAGTTCAACTAGATCAAATAAATTTGTAAATAAAAGCTTGGGAATAATGTAGTACTTAACATTAAACAGAGCCTCCAAAAATTGGAGGCTCTGTTGTTAACTTAACTTTTCTAGTTTTTAATTCTTTGAATTAATTGTTGTAGTTCCATCACTAGTAGAAATGGTTATATCTTTTACCTTAAATCCAGGAACTTCTTGTGTTTTAACATTTTCTACTTTAACATTTGAATCTGCTGAACGTTCAGATTTTTCTTTATTTAATGGAACTTCTGTTCCTTCTTTAACTATTGCTTTAGATCCATCTACATTATTAAAGACACCGGATATTACTCCTCCATAATATAAATTGTTAAGATTATAATATGCATTACTAAAGCATTTTCCGTAGTTAGTATCTATCCACTTCCAATCCCAGTTTGAATATCCATTAATATCTTTATGCTTGTATAAATCTGCAAGATGTTCTACTGCACTCATATTATTTTTTCCACCAAATTTAAATGAAACGGTTGGCCTATCTTTAGGATGATCTTTACGTGCATTTCCTGAGTATTTTAAAAATCCAGTAAATTCTATATCATATTCCATATATATTGTAGCATCATATGGAACATCACATTTTTTTCTTAATACATCTAAATAAACAGTTTTTTTACTATTTGGAGATATTGTTGTAGTATATGAAACACTATCTTGTTTAGTTTCAGTATTATTAGTTGATGTTGACCATCCTTGCTCTGAACTAAAATCAAAGCTTGTCTCAATTTTATTATTTATTAATGCAATATCTACAGAAAATGTTGTTTTTACCCCAATTTTTTCTGAAAATTTGAAGTTGTCTGTTTTAGATTTACTTTGACTAGATATGTAATTAAAATTTAATGATCCTTTACCTTCAGTATTATTTGGATTTATTACTTCCATACTTTTAGATGTTAATGGTTCTAAATTTGTCACTTTAGGAGTTCCTAAGTGTATAGAACTATCATCTATAATAAATCTTACATTTGTTATTTTCATAGTAAGTCTTTCATTTGCACGCCATCCCTTTGCATAAGGATCATTTTCATTATATCTACTAGTTAAATAGTAAACAGGTTTTGAATTTTCATAAGCCATTCTAAATTCAAAACCATCACCAACACTTTTTGAAGCTGTACCTCCGCACCAAGCAAATCCCATAGAATGCGCAACTGTAGCCCAATTACGTATAAAAGTAGAATCTTGAATGATTTTAGCTTTTAAATCATCATCGTCCTGATAACCAAATAAAATAATCTCAGGTTTTATATTCGACATTTTATAATTTGAAGAATAATTACTTGAATAAGCAAAAGCTTGGACATGTGGTACTACTGTTAAGCACTGAATAGCAATGAATGATGAAAAAAGTGTTTTTTTGATAATAGATTTTTTTAGCATGTGTATGCCCCCTTTTTATATTTTTTGAAAAATTATTATATAAATAAAATTTCTTCTAAAATTTTAACATATAATGTACAAATTGTACATGCATATTTTATAAAATATTCATACTTTTTTATAAAATATAATTATTCTTAATTATAGGTCATTTTAAGTGCGTATTAAAAAACTTTCAAAAATATAAAAAGTAAATGCGTTAACACCCTGAATATTATACATTTTAAATATATTTTCTAAAATTTATTTTGCTATTAACCCTATTAAATTCATTTATTAAGATATGATAAAAGAACCAACTTAACATGATGTTCATAGCATTTTTATATTTAGATTTATCTTTAAAAGATTCTATATTTTTTGCTTTAAGCATGTCTACATAATATAGCATACATAGAACAATTTATTAATCCCAATATTTAGGGGATATACCTTTAGTTTTTTTAATATTAATACCAAGTTTATTAAATACAAGATTAATAGTTTTAAAAATTTTAGAATATATGTAGAATAATTAGTGTAAAAACAAATTAACCTATGTCCCTTTTTTAGAAACAATAACTATTCTATATTCATTTTATTTTTAATGAAAAATATTCTTATAATATATTATTAATTAATAACCGTATTTATATTAAATACATATTATAGAATAGCAAGAGAAATCTTGACTAATTTTTTTAGGTGATATAAATGTTTACAAATGCTAATTTATGTTATAAACCAATGCCATATATGAATAATTATGTAAATCTCGGAGGATACCAGATAAAAGTTTCAAATGAATCTGGTTTACCTATAGTTTTAAAATTAAAGTATTCATTAGCTGGTATGACTAATGAAGTTACTAGTCCTAATATAGAATATGGTTCTCAGTACTCAACTGAACTGCCACAAAAATCAAGTCGAATTACTATTACTCTTTATGATAATTCTAATCCTGAAGATCCCACAGTAATTTATACAATACCATTATTTTATCCTAGAAATGCATGCTATCACGTATCAGGTACTAGTTCATCATCTAGTGTTAAAGAAGTTCCATGTTCATCTTTAGATTCTTCCCAAAATATATACAATAATTGTTGTTGCTGTTGTTATATGTGTAATTGTAAATAATAACTTTTAAAATTAATTTACCTATATTCATAATGGGTGACGAGTTTAACTCGCCACCCAAAATAATAAAAGAAAATCTTTTCTATTGTAAAATAATATTTCTATCTAGTTACAATATTAACATTTAAAAATCGTAAAATAGTATCTATTTTACTATATACACTAATACTTTCTGTTCCACCTACAGTTAAACCTAATACTTCTTTATTTTGATTTAATAATACAGAGCCACTATCTCCATTTTCAGTCATTTTAGTTGTTGTAATTTGTTCTGCAAATTTAAAATTTTTTTCACCAAAGGGAATTTTAATTGTAACATCTAGAGCATTTACCTGACCTATTGTTTCCTCAGAAGTTCTCCCAACTTTTATTACATTTTGATTTAAAAACGCTTCTCCGTGACCTGTAGGTATACCTACATAATAAATTATAGGAGTTACAAATCTCCTATTAGATATACTGATTAAAGATACATCTACATAATTTACTGTTTTCAGAAAAACATTGGATTTTCCTAGTTTAATAAATTTATAAACTTTACCAATTATATCTTCAGGTGCTCTTCCACCATCTTCTAGACTTGGTTGCATAACATTAGCACCCTCTTCTAAAATTTCATTAATTATTGCATGATTACAGGTTAAAATATACTCTCCTTTGCTATCATGTACTAAACATCCTATTGATGCTGTATTTCTTATAACTGTAGATCCTATACTATAGCCTCCCGGAGCTGGTCTTACTCTTCCAGTTAACGATTGAAATCTAAAATTACCACTTTCAACTACATCAGTTGGAATTCCTTTATATAATTTAGGAATTAAATCATTTTTATAAAGACAATGTTTAGGAAGTTTTTTACATACAAAAATTATAATACATTCTTGATGTGTCCTAAATCCATTTTTTATTTTATATCCACGACCAACTCCCACTACATTTAATTTATCTAAAAAGTAATCAGCTTCATTATTACAAATAAAAGATATCTTTTGAGAATAATTGCATTGCATATAAACACCACCATAAATTATAATTATAATTTATAATATGTACTTAGTATAGAAAATGCCAGAATTAAAAGACTTCTAGGCTAACATTATTAATATAGCCCTAATAGTTTATTATAAAAAGAGCCTAGTCTTTTACCAGGCTCATACATATTAATATTGTAACTCTATTCAATTTATATAAAATAAAATTCTCATTAAATTAGCACATTTCTTTCTAACTTATCTCAATAGTATTATTACCAACATTTAAATAAACTCCTATTTGTTTATACTTAGCTGGATTTGAACCATCCGTAGTGTCAAAAGTATATTCTCCCCAATAAACTTCATTTAAAAATATTCTAGCTGTTTTTTCAGCATTAGTAGCTGAGTACTTTATTGAAAGATTATAATCTCCAGTTCCAGGAGCATTTATATTAAAATTTAATTTTCCTAATCCATATGCAATACCACTTACTAATCCACCACTAACTACTTCAGCGGTACCCATTAAAGTAGTATCTTCAGCATCAATAGTTTCATTAAAAAATTGTTGAGTAAATGTTACTTCGCCTATATGAGGACCTGGAGCATTAGGTGAATTATAAAATTTAACACTATTGATACCTTTATTTAGATTAATATTCACTTCAAGTAGCTCACTATTGGATATTTCCTAATCAGTAGTTTTAGGAAAAGTATAACTCGTACCAGTATCTGTTCCGTTAACATCTATCTTAACTATTGTATTACTATCTCCTGATAAATACCTTATAACTAGGTTATATACTCCAGCATTAGTAACAGTCACAGGAATAACTATATACCCTCCATTATTGCCTATTCCTCCAACATATCCATTTGAAAGTAAGCTAGCGGGACTTACTATATTCCATGAACTTGGCTGGAGTGTTATTGAAGATGGTATTTCTGTATAAGTGAAAGCTAAATTTCCTATCTGTGGACTAGAACTAATATTGTTATATAGTGAAATAGTGTTTTCTCCTACAACTAAATCAACTTCAACAGTAATAGTAAGAGCATTTGACTCTTGCAAATCAACTGTTTGAGAAAAATTATAGGTATTTTCATCTCCATTAATATCAACTATTAACGTGGCATCACTATATTGTGAAAGATACTGAATTGTTAGATTATATATACCTGCTGTTAAAACATTTATATTAAGAATTGCTTTAGATGTTACCAAGCCAAAACCTTGAACAAATTTTCTATTAGATGTTATACTAAGATCTCCATATAATGTTGCTGTAGTTGCACTTATGCTAATTTCAGGTACATATCCTAGAGATGTTACTGTAAAAGAATCATATTTAGGTCCATAAATTATTTCATTGGTGCTTGGTTGTAAACTTAAATCCATTGTAATTTCATCTTGTGTATTTTCAATAGTTTTACTTATAGATTGCCCAAGAATAAATTTACTTCCCTGTATATCCATAAATTTATCATATCCTTATTTATCCTTTTAATTATATATAATTTTACATCATTTGTATTATATTACATTTTTATTTCTAAATTTTAATAATAAACTTAAAAATAACTCATTATCCTTTAAAAATCGCCAACTTCTTATTACTATATTAAGACAACATAAGAGTCTGCTCTAATACAAAATAAATAAAATTAATAACTAGCTTATTTTTATAATATTACCATCTGAATTCAATGGAATTGTTATTGTTTTGTACTTAAATATCTGCCAATCATCTGTTGTTTCGAATACATATTCTCCTCCTACTTGTACACCATTTACCAATAATCTAGCCGTTCTTCCTGGAATAGTTGATATATATCTTATTATAAGATCATAATTTGCTTTACAAGGTAAAGAGTTAGTATCAAAAGTTATAGAACCTAAACCATAACCTATTCCTGAAACAAGTTCATCATTTATTTTGGCAGTGCCAGTTAATGTAGTATTCTCAGCTTCAATGGTTTTATAAAAGAATACTTCTGTAAATGTTAAAAGTCCTATCCACGGACCTGGAGAATTAGGCGAATTGTAAAATTTAACAGTATTCTCTCCTTTATTTAAACTTATAACGACGTTAAATACACGAGCACTTGATACTTCCCAATTACCTGTATTAGGAAAAGTATACGTTTTTCCAGTGGATACTCCATTAACATCTAATTTCAATATTCTATTTATATAATGTGTTTGATCTCCAGAAAGATATTGAATTCCAAGAGTATATATACCAGCTTTAGAAACGTTTATAGTACAAACAACATATCCTCCCTTATCTCCTATAGCTCCAACATATCCATTATCAAGTTGAAAAGCAGGTTTCACTATATTACATGTCCTTGATTGAATTTCTACAACCACTGGTCTTTGATGAAATGAAAATTCTAAATCACCAATCCAAGGACTTGCAATACGATAATTGTTGTAAAATTTAATAAGAGATCTTCCTTTAGGTAAATCAAGAGAAACAGTAAGTGTTCTAGCACTTGATACTTCCCAATTAGTAGTTTTTGGAAAATTATAAGTTACACCTGTTGGAACTCCAGCAATATTTATTAATAGTGTTGTATTTTTATCTCCTGAAAGATACTTAATATTTAAATCATACTGTCCAGCTACCATTGTATATATAATAAGATTTACCTCAGATGAATATGAAGTACCAAGCCCCTGAACAAATTGCCCATTTAGAACAATAGTAACACTATTTAATCTTCCTTTTGTTGCGTTAGTTCTAATTGGAGGTATATATCCCAGAGATGCAATTGTAAAGGAATCATACTCAGGACCTAGAAGTAATTGTCTTGTATTAGGCTGAAGTGACAAATCCAATCTTATTTCATCGTCTTGATTTGAAATTATCTTACTTATAGACTGACCTAGAATATATTTATCTGACTGTATATCCATTTTTAATCATACTCCTACATATTTTAGGAAGAATAGATTTAAGATTTTATATATATTAATATAATATATGATAATTTACTGTATTTTGACAAAATTTATCAACAAAATAAGACTAAATTGTAAATATATTTAAATAATATAAATAATAAACTATTTTGTATTTCTGTTAATGTAACATTATAAACACTAGTAATATATCAGTTTAAATATATAGCCTTTAATCCAGAAGGAGTAATTTGAAATTCTGTATTATTCATATTACTAGTAGATATTCCATTTGAATAATCTTCATTTCCATTTATTACTTTCCCTGTTATTATTAAAGCACCCTCTTTAGTACCTTGAGGATCAGAACACCAAAGTTTAATTTTATCACCATATTCAAATTTAAATCCATTTATAGGATTTAGTTTACTGCTACCACTTGTATCTTTACCAATAACTTCAACTGATAATTTTTGAACCCCAGTAACACTAATTACTTGTATCCTAAAAAATGCATTTCTTGCTCCATGGAAATAAGTACCTGGGTAGTTTCTTTGTAAAGTTAGAGTTGTATTAGTGACATTAAAACCAATTATTATTATTTTTCTATAATCATATCCTCTAACCACAATAGTATTTAATGATAAAGTATTTCTTATTTGTAAAACACTTTTAATTGGATATATTTCACCATTTTCAGTAATAGAAACTGGAATGGTTAAAGATAAATATTCTAAAGATGTCATAGTTATAGCATAATTTCCTATTGGAACATCCGAAAATACATATTGTCCATACTCATTAGTATAAACTAATGATATCAAAGTATCTGAAGATCCTGTAGTTTTCGAAAACAATGACACAATAACTCTATTAATAGGATTATTAGTTATTGAGTCAGTAATGCGCCCAGCGACTATAGCAAGCCTTGATGATGTACTTGAAGTTAACATAAAATTAACTGTATAGTGTAAATAATTCTTTAAAACTAATAAATTTCCTTGATTTAAATTCATGCCTTGTGCTATGGCAAATAAATAATAGTTTCCTTGTGCGATATTATCTAAAAAATATTGTCCACTAGTATTAGTTATTGTATGAACTATTGGTTCATAGTTTTCAGTCATTAGTTTTATATATGCTCCCTCTATAGGATCACTAGACTCATTAGTTACAGTTCCACTAATATTTGCACCTATAATATTATTTGTATTTGGTTGAAGGGTTAAGTCCATTCTTATCTCTTCCCCAGGTGATACAATAACCCCACTGGTAGACTGAGCTAAATCATATTTATCTTTATTTATTTGAACCATACTTCACCCTCCTATTATGCATTTATATAAAAATAAGGATATTACTTTATTTGACAATTTATAATATGAATCAAATATTCTTAAAAATCTGTACTAACACTTATATTTATTGTTTTATTATTTCTTTAATTTTAATATATGCAATTGATTAACCTATTTGTAAAAGAATATATTATCCAATTTATACTTTTAATTATTTAATTAAAATATTTTTATCTTTCCAATGTGTGTTGAGTAAACATATAATTTATGATAAAATTCCTTATAATTTAATTAATAATTCAATATATGGTGAACTAAATAAAAAAATCTATACCTATTGATAGAATAGCTAAAATGCTTAATTAGGACAAACATACTATGTATAAATATCTTAATGAAAAAACTACTGAAATAAATCCACCACTTGGAAATTAAATTCATATATAGATTGTATTAATAGCTTAATACAAGTAGATTTAACTTCAAAAGCTATATATTTATTGAGAAATAAAAGACATGGTATATACAGGCTAATTATACTCAATACTAGTGTATGTAAAGAAATTTTTAATATATAAAATTTCTAGGAAGTATAAACTTTTACCCTAAATGTTTACTTATTTTATCGCCTAGAATGTAGATTAATTTGTTTTTATGCAACTCAACCTACATTCCCTTTAATACAAAAAATTCTTTAAAGATTTAAATAAAATATGCCCTAACAGAGATAGTTTAATCTCTATTAAGGCACATTTTTAACTAAAATAGTTTTATTAATACTAATAATTTATGTATATTCCTTTTTATTCTCTTATATTTATAACTAATATAGTTTTATTAATAGTTTCTGTTACTTTAAATTACAAGAGAACTTATAACGAATATAAACTTATTAATACATTATATTACAGTAATATTTTCTAAAATGCAACTCTTCATTTCTAAAATAACATAGTTTTTTTTAAATATTCTAAATATCCATTAAATGCATTTTTTATGGTCCCTATTTCAATATCATCATAATATTTTAGTTCCTCTTCAAGTTTCCCTTTTAATCCTTGAAAATTTTCATTTAATATTCTACTACTAACCCCTATCCATATCTTACTATTTCTAAAATCATCATATTCTTCTATTACTTCTTTAATTCCGTCTATATTTATTCCATCTTTATTTATTAATCCTTGAAACACATTATTTCCCCACTTATATTCACCTAATATAACAACTTTAGGCATAGTATCTGTTAGATAGTTTGATTGATTAGATTTTAAACTTAAATATTGCAAACCTCTTAGAGCAGTTTTTATCCTATTAAATTTCTCTTCTTTTGATAACTCTTCTTTAACATCTAAAACCTTAGCTTCTTTTATAGAATAATCTCTAAATTCCGTAGTATCATCACTAATGTTAAATTTAGCAGTTTCATTTATATTAAAATTACCTAGTCCCACTAATATATCTGAATAAGTTTCCAACTTATACGGCATGCTCTCATTCTTAGCTTTGCATACTCCAAATTCCCTATATATTCTTCCTGTGTTAACTCCTATTATTCCATTTAACATAAAATTAGCTTTTCTTTTCTTAGTAATATTTCTAGTATAATTTTTTTTATTAACTTTATATAATTTCTTCATTTCATCATCTAATTTATTGTACTCTTCCTCAGTAATCTCCTCTTTGCTTGCTAACATCATACCAAAAATATCTTCATTTACAAATCTTGCAGGATGTGAAGATGATACTATTTGACTACCATTCTTTTTATATGTTGAAATTTCATATCCTTCATTTTGCATAAAATCTTTGATATTCTTCTTTACACAAGGTGCTGATACATATGCTTTTTTATTTATTTTCTTAGTAAAAGTGATATTGTCATTACCTCCTGCATAACCTTCAACATCTTTATAACTTCCATTTAGTCTACTATTCAACCCTTCTATTGCATAGATTATATTTAAAAATCTATTATTATTCATCTTACCTTTCCTCCAATAATTTATACTATATATTTAAATTCATAAATGCTATTATCATTCTATTTTTTGTACTTTTAAATTCTTTAAAATCAACTAACATATCATATTGATCTAAGTCAAATAAATTTTTATTTTTATTATTCACATATATATCATTCCACTTTATTAATAATTCTTCAAACTTATTAAAACTATCTACCTCTTTTAGTTCTTTAATTTCATCTATATCATTTATTTTATATACTTTCTCGCATACTTTTTTAATTAATTGTAATTTTTCTTTTTTCAATTTACTGTATTCCTCCTCAATTTCATTAAGTAAATTCATTGAAATATTTTCTACATAATTACTTCTTAAATTTCTTAAAATACAACCTATATAATCATTTTGTAATCTTCTAGTAATTAAATCTTTAAAAAATCCTAATCTTTCAAACTCATCTCTTAATGCTTTATTGGTAAGAGTACTTATAAATTTTAAATCCTTCCTTGATATTAAATTTTCTTCATAACTCTCATTCTGTGCAGAGTTTATAAAACTAATTGCTTCTATATAACCATCATATTTGTTACCTTCATCTACAACCTTTTTAATAGTTTCAGTAATACTTTTTATACTATTTATCTTTTCTTTACATTCTTTGGCACATATAGCAATATTATTTTTTACTTGTATTTGTTTATCGTAAGTATAATCATTCATAAATTCATGATTATCACTGTTATATAATATTATTTTATCCCCTACTTTTTCGAAATTA from Clostridium novyi includes:
- a CDS encoding phosphatidylinositol-specific phospholipase C, producing MMNNIKLGYSHDDDICQDQSQWMANLNDNKLLSSISIPGTHDTMSIGWGGDISQNQSKTLRNQLISGIRFLDIRLAAYPNYSDLLYCYHGFIYLHSTFREVLDIVTSFLKEHPSETILIRIKQEYTNETNKVFASLLKKILEDSKYLDYVFKGKGIYNPKLKELRGKFIILQNFAGIIEYLLYTQNFNIQDDYYISTNWGLYDKWLKIKLQLFTANNFYLMGTNTKFINYLSGSGGVFPYFVASGHVNPGTYAPRLSTGLTEPAFHDYYPDFPRVNWCGVFATIAFEGTNNLAITYINKIKPLYVGIVVSDFPGQGLINTVISVNFNKKTYK
- a CDS encoding aerolysin family beta-barrel pore-forming toxin is translated as MLKKSIIKKTLFSSFIAIQCLTVVPHVQAFAYSSNYSSNYKMSNIKPEIILFGYQDDDDLKAKIIQDSTFIRNWATVAHSMGFAWCGGTASKSVGDGFEFRMAYENSKPVYYLTSRYNENDPYAKGWRANERLTMKITNVRFIIDDSSIHLGTPKVTNLEPLTSKSMEVINPNNTEGKGSLNFNYISSQSKSKTDNFKFSEKIGVKTTFSVDIALINNKIETSFDFSSEQGWSTSTNNTETKQDSVSYTTTISPNSKKTVYLDVLRKKCDVPYDATIYMEYDIEFTGFLKYSGNARKDHPKDRPTVSFKFGGKNNMSAVEHLADLYKHKDINGYSNWDWKWIDTNYGKCFSNAYYNLNNLYYGGVISGVFNNVDGSKAIVKEGTEVPLNKEKSERSADSNVKVENVKTQEVPGFKVKDITISTSDGTTTINSKN
- a CDS encoding CBM35 domain-containing protein encodes the protein MNINLNKGINSVKFYNSPNAPGPHIGEVTFTQQFFNETIDAEDTTLMGTAEVVSGGLVSGIAYGLGKLNFNINAPGTGDYNLSIKYSATNAEKTARIFLNEVYWGEYTFDTTDGSNPAKYKQIGVYLNVGNNTIEIS
- a CDS encoding CBM35 domain-containing protein; protein product: MDIQGSKFILGQSISKTIENTQDEITMDLSLQPSTNEIIYGPKYDSFTVTSLGYVPEISISATTATLYGDLSITSNRKFVQGFGLVTSKAILNINVLTAGIYNLTIQYLSQYSDATLIVDINGDENTYNFSQTVDLQESNALTITVEVDLVVGENTISLYNNISSSPQIGNLAFTYTEIPSSITLQPSSWNIVSPASLLSNGYVGGIGNNGGYIVIPVTVTNAGVYNLVIRYLSGDSNTIVKIDVNGTDTGTSYTFPKTTD
- a CDS encoding carboxypeptidase-like regulatory domain-containing protein; amino-acid sequence: MVQINKDKYDLAQSTSGVIVSPGEEIRMDLTLQPNTNNIIGANISGTVTNESSDPIEGAYIKLMTENYEPIVHTITNTSGQYFLDNIAQGNYYLFAIAQGMNLNQGNLLVLKNYLHYTVNFMLTSSTSSRLAIVAGRITDSITNNPINRVIVSLFSKTTGSSDTLISLVYTNEYGQYVFSDVPIGNYAITMTSLEYLSLTIPVSITENGEIYPIKSVLQIRNTLSLNTIVVRGYDYRKIIIIGFNVTNTTLTLQRNYPGTYFHGARNAFFRIQVISVTGVQKLSVEVIGKDTSGSSKLNPINGFKFEYGDKIKLWCSDPQGTKEGALIITGKVINGNEDYSNGISTSNMNNTEFQITPSGLKAIYLN